From one Lycium ferocissimum isolate CSIRO_LF1 chromosome 5, AGI_CSIRO_Lferr_CH_V1, whole genome shotgun sequence genomic stretch:
- the LOC132057311 gene encoding serine/threonine-protein kinase PCRK1-like isoform X1, translated as MGGYFSSILKDMKCFPFYTGEKKEEPNTVKSNSGLSSSSALSDREFRQSRLESGSQNASDTSTESRGRSQFPSLSDRPSDLRVFTFSELKAATKNFNRITKIGEGGFGCVYKATVKSGEDSVKKIDVAVKQLGRRGLQGHKEWVTEVNFLGVAEHRNLVKLVGYCAEDDERGIQRLLVYEYMPNRSVENHLSARSETPLSWAMRLKIAQDAARGLTYLHEEMDVQIIFRDFKSSNILLDEQWNAKLSDFGLARLGPPEGQSHVSTAVVGTMGYAAPEYVQTGRLTSKSDVWSYGVFLYELITGRRPLDRNRPRSEQKLLEWVKPYISDSKKFQKILDPRLESKISRSAQKLSIVANRCLVRNPKSRPKMSEVLEMVNKVVEASTGTGNPEPPVRIAEPTSPEPERKGKRRIIDIKDGGRLVRMWSTKLTNTC; from the exons ATG GGAGGGTATTTTAGTAGTATATTGAAAGACATGAAGTGTTTTCCGTTCTACACTGGTGAGAAGAAGGAAGAACCTAACACAGTGAAGTCAAATTCAGGTCTATCCTCCTCTTCCGCACTTTCTGATCGTGAATTTAGGCAGTCTCGTCTTGAGTCAGGCTCTCAGAATGCATCGGATACGAGCACAGAGTCCAGAGGAAGGAGCCAATTTCCCAGCCTGTCCGATAGGCCTTCCGATCTCAGGGTATTTACATTCTCAGAACTGAAAGCAGCAACGAAGAATTTCAACCGTATTACCAAGATCGGGGAGGGTGGATTTGGATGTGTATATAAGGCCACTGTAAAGAGCGGTGAGGATTCAGTTAAAAAGATTGACGTGGCTGTAAAACAACTCGGTAGGAGAGGATTACAG GGCCACAAAGAGTGGGTGACAGAAGTTAATTTTCTGGGGGTGGCTGAACACAGAAACCTCGTCAAATTAGTTGGCTACTGCGCAGAAGATGATGAGAGAGGAATCCAACGGCTTTTAGTGTATGAATACATGCCTAACAGAAGTGTTGAAAACCATTTGTCAGCTAGGTCAGAAACGCCTCTCTCCTGGGCAATGAGGTTAAAGATAGCCCAAGATGCTGCTCGTGGCTTAACATACCTACATGAAGAAATGGATGTTCAG ATCATCTTCAGAGATTTCAAATCTTCAAACATTCTCCTGGATGAGCAATGGAATGCTAAGCTGTCCGATTTTGGATTGGCTCGTTTAGGACCCCCTGAGGGTCAAAGCCATGTCTCAACTGCG GTTGTTGGAACCATGGGATATGCTGCTCCTGAATATGTTCAAACTGGCCGTCTCACTTCCAAGAGTGATGTGTGGAGCTATGGGGTCTTTCTTTATGAGCTGATTACTGGTCGACGCCCATTAGATCGAAATCGTCCCAGGAGTGAGCAGAAGCTCTTAGAGTGGGTAAAACCGTACATATCAGATTCTAAGAAGTTTCAGAAAATATTAGACCCAAGGCTTGAAAGTAAAATCTCAAGGTCAGCCCAGAAGCTCTCCATTGTTGCCAACCGCTGCTTGGTCAGAAATCCAAAGTCACGGCCGAAAATGAGTGAGGTCCTGGAAATGGTGAACAAAGTTGTCGAAGCGTCAACAGGAACAGGAAATCCTGAACCACCTGTGAGAATTGCGGAACCAACTTCACCAGAACCtgaaagaaaaggtaaaaggAGGATAATTGATATTAAAGATGGTGGACGGTTAGTACGCATGTGGTCAACAAAGCTGACAAACACCTGTTAA
- the LOC132057311 gene encoding serine/threonine-protein kinase PCRK1-like isoform X2, with protein sequence MKCFPFYTGEKKEEPNTVKSNSGLSSSSALSDREFRQSRLESGSQNASDTSTESRGRSQFPSLSDRPSDLRVFTFSELKAATKNFNRITKIGEGGFGCVYKATVKSGEDSVKKIDVAVKQLGRRGLQGHKEWVTEVNFLGVAEHRNLVKLVGYCAEDDERGIQRLLVYEYMPNRSVENHLSARSETPLSWAMRLKIAQDAARGLTYLHEEMDVQIIFRDFKSSNILLDEQWNAKLSDFGLARLGPPEGQSHVSTAVVGTMGYAAPEYVQTGRLTSKSDVWSYGVFLYELITGRRPLDRNRPRSEQKLLEWVKPYISDSKKFQKILDPRLESKISRSAQKLSIVANRCLVRNPKSRPKMSEVLEMVNKVVEASTGTGNPEPPVRIAEPTSPEPERKGKRRIIDIKDGGRLVRMWSTKLTNTC encoded by the exons ATGAAGTGTTTTCCGTTCTACACTGGTGAGAAGAAGGAAGAACCTAACACAGTGAAGTCAAATTCAGGTCTATCCTCCTCTTCCGCACTTTCTGATCGTGAATTTAGGCAGTCTCGTCTTGAGTCAGGCTCTCAGAATGCATCGGATACGAGCACAGAGTCCAGAGGAAGGAGCCAATTTCCCAGCCTGTCCGATAGGCCTTCCGATCTCAGGGTATTTACATTCTCAGAACTGAAAGCAGCAACGAAGAATTTCAACCGTATTACCAAGATCGGGGAGGGTGGATTTGGATGTGTATATAAGGCCACTGTAAAGAGCGGTGAGGATTCAGTTAAAAAGATTGACGTGGCTGTAAAACAACTCGGTAGGAGAGGATTACAG GGCCACAAAGAGTGGGTGACAGAAGTTAATTTTCTGGGGGTGGCTGAACACAGAAACCTCGTCAAATTAGTTGGCTACTGCGCAGAAGATGATGAGAGAGGAATCCAACGGCTTTTAGTGTATGAATACATGCCTAACAGAAGTGTTGAAAACCATTTGTCAGCTAGGTCAGAAACGCCTCTCTCCTGGGCAATGAGGTTAAAGATAGCCCAAGATGCTGCTCGTGGCTTAACATACCTACATGAAGAAATGGATGTTCAG ATCATCTTCAGAGATTTCAAATCTTCAAACATTCTCCTGGATGAGCAATGGAATGCTAAGCTGTCCGATTTTGGATTGGCTCGTTTAGGACCCCCTGAGGGTCAAAGCCATGTCTCAACTGCG GTTGTTGGAACCATGGGATATGCTGCTCCTGAATATGTTCAAACTGGCCGTCTCACTTCCAAGAGTGATGTGTGGAGCTATGGGGTCTTTCTTTATGAGCTGATTACTGGTCGACGCCCATTAGATCGAAATCGTCCCAGGAGTGAGCAGAAGCTCTTAGAGTGGGTAAAACCGTACATATCAGATTCTAAGAAGTTTCAGAAAATATTAGACCCAAGGCTTGAAAGTAAAATCTCAAGGTCAGCCCAGAAGCTCTCCATTGTTGCCAACCGCTGCTTGGTCAGAAATCCAAAGTCACGGCCGAAAATGAGTGAGGTCCTGGAAATGGTGAACAAAGTTGTCGAAGCGTCAACAGGAACAGGAAATCCTGAACCACCTGTGAGAATTGCGGAACCAACTTCACCAGAACCtgaaagaaaaggtaaaaggAGGATAATTGATATTAAAGATGGTGGACGGTTAGTACGCATGTGGTCAACAAAGCTGACAAACACCTGTTAA